DNA sequence from the Poecile atricapillus isolate bPoeAtr1 chromosome 4, bPoeAtr1.hap1, whole genome shotgun sequence genome:
AAGAATTGAGTACCCCGTTTCACTGCAGGCTACAACTATAAATATGGcagtatataaaatatttcagaaccTTATTGCCTAATCTATTGGAATGCAGTGTGGGTTTTGGTGATGTTTCTCTTCTGGTTTTTTAATCCACAATTAAAAAgcttgcacttttttttttttttaaattaatttagatactggaaattaaaatttcgAAGTTTTCAATTTCTGAAGGTGAATATGTTGTTTTACAGGATTTGAAAAGCATTCTGCTGCTAAATCAGACCATGTGAAAGAGAATGGAATTGTAGATTCCACTAATCAAAGGAGTAATAAAAAACTTCAGCCAGATAATCCAGCATTCAGTAGAAGCCATATTCAAGCGAGTGGTGGCAGAGGTCCAGGTACGTATTCCCTACTtgcacccccaaaaaaacagacCAGATATGTCTTACTATGAAATATTCCAGTTGATAGCGTTTCAGGTGGGTTCTAACCTCAGGACTAGAATTATTTCTAAGGGAAGAATTCCATCACTGACTCAGTTGTTATTCAAAGATTTATTCGATGTTTAAGTAATATCTGAGTATCTGCCATGAAATGTTAACTTTTCCAGAGAGAGCTGTAAATGCAGAATATTTATTACTCTTGTTATTCTTTAACTAAAGTGGTTCTTGAGGCCTTGTTCTATTTCTCAAACACTATCAAGCTTTCCAGTGATGTTGCTGATTAAAAGGCACATTAGTGACTTGAGGCTGAGGTGTGGCTCTGTGGGTCACTGGCTACTTGAGGAACACTTTTCCCCAGCAAATATCACCATTATTTGTAGTCCTGCGTGTTAATGGACTTGATCTTATGGTTGGAAAGAAATCTCAAGTTGTTAATCTGTGTTAAATAATTCATTAGTCAGTTTAAATAGTCCTAAGAGTAAAAACTAAATCTTACTGTCCATAAGTATGTTTGTGTGTTCTGGTGATGAACGACTTTGGAGTAATGATGTTTGACAAGAAGTATTTTTTGCAGCCAAGTTGGGATACGGCGAACACAAGGACAGGCTGAAGGACTTATCCAGAGAGTGTGCCCAGAAAGCTGCTGACATGAAAAGCTTCACATCTTTACGGAAAGACGCAGACAGAGGACCAAGGAAAGAGTCTGGGAGACAAAGAGGTACGTTTTAAAAATATAACCAGAGAGCCAATGGATTAAATAACTTTTTGCATCAGTGCTGCttgtgcagatttttttctcctttcaagaGACCACACTGTAAGATTAGGCTTTCCCAGTTTGCAGTATTCTGAAATACATGCTGGATTTGTAGAGATACTGTAAGAACTGTTAAACAGTATCAGTTCAATGACTGCTTCcaccctggaagtgttcaaggccaggttggatggggctctgagcaacctgggctggtggaaggtgtccctgcccgtggcagggcAGCTGAAACTTTGATGATTGTTCAAGTCCATTCCAACACAAATAATTCTATGAAATATTAACGAGAACTGTaatggaacttttttttctttcctttttgttcttGTAAGACTTGATTGGGGAAGACCGTTCCAGTGCTAAGTCAGGGTCTCCTCCGGTTGGAAACGGACTGAGGCACTGCGCGGATCAACGGATCTACGGCAGCCAGGGAAGGGGCCCCTACAAGCACGACAACCAAGCATCTCACCAGGCAAAGCTTTCTGCACATGTGCTTGGatcaaacaaaacagaaccttTTCCTGCTGGGGAGAAACCAGTGACAAGGACACGGACCGATGGCGTCACTGGCTATGATACGGACACCAGTCAAGATTCCAGGGACAAAGGAAGTATCAGGAGCAGGAGTAAAGGCTGGAAACCAATGCGAGAAACATTGAATGTAGACAGCATTTTCAGTGAGACTGAGAAAAAACAGCACAGCCCAAAGCACAAAGTAAACCTGAGCAGTAAATCTAAGCATGAAAAGGAGCGGAGCTTTAACCACTGGCCAAAGGAGAACCAAATACAGAAGGGTTTAATGACTATATATGAAGATGAGACAAAACAGGATACAGGAAGTCGAAGTTCACTGGATtctgagggaaaagggaatgctgaaaaaagcaaaggatttacagagagaaaaatccatGGTGAAAACTGGCAAATTCAGAGGACAGAATCTGGGTATGAAAGCAGTGACCATATCAGCAACGGATCTGCAAATCCAGACTCCCCTGTTATTGAAGGAATCAATACAACAGATGCCAAGAATGTGAAGGAAAGTTCTTCCTGCAGGTAATGCTAGTGCTCTTAGAGCTTGCATAGGttgtttttatggaaaaataacCTGTTCTAACCTTTATGTGTTCTTCAAAACCAACACCACCCAGGAAAACATGCTTTGAAACTTGCTTGAAGTCAGGTATGTGGAAAGCTAAAGTGTACCTTGAAATAAGGGTGTGGGCAATTAAATGTTCAATTTACCTTCACTCTGGTTCTCTTTGGGAGGCACTGAGCCAGTTATCCAGGCACTGAGCCAGAcctgctgagccctgctgaggggCAGGGTGTGTTCATTTGTAGTAATTGATACACTTCTTTACTTAGAAGTTTTTTAGACTGTGTGTAAGTTTCCATCTGTAATGGAATAATACAATGTCCATATTAATCACAGCTGTAACATTGGTACAGGCCCTCACAAGGAGATGGGAATGGAAGCTGGTGAATCTTGGATTCTGTTACCAATCACGGTGCAGAAATTCAGTTTCCTAGATATTTCAGATACATATTGATCACTTGGTAATTGATTGACCTTTTTGAAATAAATCTTAGCTGAAAAGtgtaaaattattaaaactggttggacttgatgatctgaAGAGGTCCATTCCAACTTAAATTTATGTGATGCTGTGGAACAGAAAGTTATAATCCTTCCACATGCAGTTTTCAGTCTTGTGTATCTCAAACTGTTTGTGGAATGCAGATCCTTCTAAAACCCATTCATTCTTCTTTCAGATCTTGTCTGTATCCATAAAATGgaagagcacagctgggaaccCAAGCCTAGTCTCTTTGACAGATCTAATTTGCTAGATCCAAGCAAATTTTCAGACATATATTTTCGTGGCAACTTATTTCACAGGAAAAACGATGGCAAATACCAGGATATGAAAGGGCTTTGACCTTTCTGCCCTTTGTCCCACTCTTTCCCTCCACCAAACTGTACAAAATCCCACTATGCAAAAACCTGATGGGCTTTTATTGGTTAATGACATAATCACATATAAAGCTACTCCAATTCCTGGctgtattttcagtgtttgatgGTTGCCTCATACAGTGATTTTGCACAGTTGAAACAGTCTCGTTTTTAAGTATACCCAAGAGGCAATGGGGCACCCAAATGTGTCATTTTGTAAGGGAGAACATGATAAATTTCAAAGAGTGTAGTTCATTAAGAAGCTGCTTACACTGTTGTTTCAACATTTGtcaaattaatatattttatcaaAATACAGCTGACTTCCTGGGACTTGCAGAAGTGCTTTAAATGACTGGTAATTTCAGTTGGCTTGCAATACCTACTAGTTCCCTGCTAGCCTTTCAGACTGTCTcataaatccccaaaaatacaaattaattacTTGAAAGTTCTTttagaaagtggaaaaaattactgttttgtttttaactccattcttcatgtttctttcagtatttttcttgttttcctgtccTTTCAATAACAGggttagtttggtttttttttaaaatataaccTCTGCCCCCGTGTATCTTCTTCCCTGCCTTACTCTTGTAGAAGGTAGAAATTGGCAGGGTGTTTGTCAGCTCCCTATCTGGATTAGCAGTGCATGTTTTCTGCTTATCTAAACCAGCAAGATTTAGTAAATtctctattaatttttttttctctccttttggGTTGTGATCTTCAATCAAAAGCTGTGATCTTCCAGTTTTATTCCagtttgagggaaaaaaattaaatgaaaatccCTATGAATGAGATACCAAGGGGCAATCACAACTTAGAATAATATTTGTTATCAGAACAAAGAATTAATGAATAGCATATTAtcaaattaagaaaatgaacaagatgGAATGTTGATTAACGGTTTACACTTACTTAAGATATTGATAACTACAAATAAATTGGATTAGCTGTCCAGTGGTGTCTGTCAACAGTTTCATTGCTGTAATCACATTTATGCTTCTTTTACAGTGAACAGAACTTGCCAACCAAAAAAGCTGACAGTGTGGTACATTCAGTACCCCAGCAGAACAGAAACTTCCATGGTAAGAACCAGtataaaaattaagttttcaaaAACTATAGTAGATATATATATACCAAAATTTCTCTTcccccctccagccccaaaacccaaaaaaccctaacaGAGATGATATGGTAATTTGGTTCACTCCCTGTGGTTTCCCCACAACCTTTTGTAAGAGATTGCTTGGTGAAGAGTAAGCAAGactcttttttggttttgttttgtttttaatggctGGGTGGACTGTGGCACCATTTGTTTTCCTCCTAGATATGAAGCAGTATCAGGAAGAAACACTTGTAATAAGGAAGTCTCCTTCCTTTTACATACTAATATGTCTGCTGGGGTTTTATAAAGTTGATAAATGCCTTGGCATATAAATATTACAGGTCAGCCTGAGGCCAGCCAAAATCATTATCTGCTGTTGCTGAAACAATGGGAGGGTGCTTGTACAAAGAGGGGCAATAAATATTAGGCCACTTCCTCAGGaaacatttgatttttataGATATCATACTTCTTTTCAAATAACATATAGTAGAGTTTCTCCTAGGACTTAAAGTGGAGGTGGGAGTGTTGCTATAGCACTTCTACCTTTTCTGTCCTTATTCTAATTCATTTTTTGgtgcagaaagagaaataatttggtGTTTGCTTATTTTGACAACACataacaaacaaaccaaaccaaacaaaaaactcaaccaaattaataaaaaaaaacaacaaaaaacacaaaaatgagTAGCATAGAATGCAATGATCTGGTTTTGAGATTTATTCTGCTTTAGTTTTGTACTATACCATTCTTATCAAACACAGCTGGataggaaaaaggggaaaaaacaccagTGAAAAAGACTTAAAATACCCTTTAGGCATGAAAAATTAGGGGGTTATGCACACTCTCTGGAGAGCACTTAAGTATACTTAAAGATTTCAACATGCAtcctacattttctttaaaaaagtttaGTGATTCCCTGTGATCCTTGAAGATACCATAAAGAAATTGATGATAGGATCCCACCTATTCAGCTATTCTAATTCAGtaactaattattttaaacagcttCTTATGAAAAAATGCATGTATTTAGCtccattttagaaaataatactTCTAATGGAAGTGATCAATGAACCAAAAAGAGATCTGAAGAATTTGGTAATCTTACATGTGCATGGGGATAAAGATTTATTCGGACTCGGTTTTTTGGATTGCCAAAAGGTGTCAGGACAGCTTTAGCCAAGGACAACAGCAGTCATTTGCAGGTATCAGTTGTATTACCTTTTCtgaattatttgtattattCCACCTCTGAATTAGTTGTATTATTCCATCTCTGAATATTAAGAATGAGACATGGATTGGTAGGTAAATACTAGACAGACTCACAGAAAATAggactttaaaaaacaaatgctCAGTCCTTTCTGAGAGAGGAATGGAATGTAAGAAATCTTTGTTAGGCTCTCATGGCAACTCCAAAAAAAATATGTCTGAGTGGCTTTTTATGTGTGGAAAAACTTCTTATGGAAATAATGTTGGGCTTCTAATTATGCTCACCGTTTGTATAACTGTGCTTTACCAGCTCCTTGTTTTTTACTGGAGCTGAATGAGGCTACTGTTGAACACTTGAAGAATTCTGCTCCTGacttataaaaataaacttattGTCAGAATATTATAAAGATAGAAACACTGAATCACACAGTGAATTGGGAGAGCAAATAGCTGCTCCTTACACGGGTAGTAAGCAGTGGATAACTGTAGTACTTAAGCAAAGGTCCCACAAGGCAAATCCTTAAATTGTGTGGTCAGATTTTGGcaggaaaatgtaaatattgaGCAAGCAGATGTAGTATCCATGATTTATGTTAATCACTTTGTGTTTATGAGGTCTGAACTTGATGAGCTGAGGAGGCAAAATTTTTTGGAGTATAAAGGACTTGAAATATGAGCAGTGTGAGGGCAGAATTTCCAACCTTGTGTTCTGCAAGTTAAAGCAAGATTGATAGTTTTGATGCTTTTCCCAttggtttttaattattttcctattgTTCAGTTCAATAGCATGAGACAAGTCAAACTGTAATCTAGAATCATTCTGAAGTCCTGCTTAGTGTGTGGAGAAGAATCCAAATTGCCTTTATTTACATTTCACTtcagaaaaccccacaaaccaaTCATAACTCTGAAAAAGACAGCTCATATGCTTAGGAAAACTGTATATTTATagtaataatttaaaacatgCAACTGCTCTTAAGGAAATCCAGTTCTTACCCTTATGGTGCAGTCAGTGTACATAAATGTCAAGTTTAAAGAAATGAGTAGAGAATTAAAGCTTGTAGCTACTTAGTTTATTTACCATGAAAGAGAAGCAAATAAATGCTTTACTGGAGTGTCTTTAAGTCATAAAATAAAGATACTTAGGAAAGGTCTTGCTACTGAATGTTGCTCCAAAAGTAAAGTTTTTAGTATATAAggatgtctttttttttttttttttagaagatttGTCACTGTATTTCAACACTAATACTCCATTTTGAACAAGTTATAACATGCTTACTTCCTTGACTCAGAGGTTGTTACTCCACATTTCCAAAACTTCCAATAAATTTGCCTGTAATTTCAACTGAATACAGAAAATGTTTGGGCTAACAGAGAGGAATTTGCCacaatatttattataataaatattacgctttgtttttggggtttttttattgacAACTTagggaatattaaaaaaaaaaataaaaatctaggAACCATGCAGCTGAAACCCATAAAGCATAAGTTGAATTTAATGTGGAGTTGAGTTTTTGCTAGAGGTTTTGTAGGGGtttagtatttattttcatttgggatttttttctccacagaagCTGGGCAGATTTTGGCACAATGGAGAGATATTAGACAAGACCTTTCCCATCCTACCTGTGGGCTTTGTCCTACCTGTAGAATGGACTTTAATCTCTTGAAAATCTGGATTGACTACCCAGATGTGCAAATAGATGTCTGTACATCTTAAAAGCAGACCGGTTTATTACCTTTCATTTATTGCTCAGCTCTTAATGACCCATTGATAAGGATGTGGGGCTTGTTTGTCCCGTATTTAGGTTTGCAGAGAACTTAGAGCCAAAATTCCCAATCGAGCCAGCGTCTGGTTTTAACCGTGCATGGCTGTCCTGTcagcagaagggaaaataacACATCTATTTTTAAGTTGGCTGGAATTCCACAGGCACAAAGcacctggtgctgctggatgtGCCCAAGGGAGCCGCTCACTGGGCTCTGCTGCCGTCTCCCGGCCGCCTGCTGCACTGCCCTGGGAGCCTGTGGACTCCCCCAGGAGTTGGGCTTGCAGTGAAAATCATCACAGCCTGAAGcagaatgaaatatttctgtgtgaaaTGTTACCTCGGTGTTGGCTATCTCACTGTTAGGCAGTTCTGTGGCACACAAATGGTTTTGAACTCTCAGGTTAATTATTTGTCCCTTGCATGGGCTCATTCAGTAAGGATATTTTCCCATTAATATTATTGCTAAAGTTGTGGTATTGTTTATTGtggcattttttattattattttttttatctcaagACTTCAGGAAAGCCTTGAGGATATGGGGGCTTTGTCCCTtgtgctgtgtgctgctttAGCCTCTACTACCTGTGATCTTGGTCAAAGAATTCATGTCTTCAGTCTCCTAAAGATAGGGCAGATACTGACCCTCAAAATGGGTATCACCAAACAGCAACACCCAAAGTTTCCTGTTcagttctgctctgctcttgggGTTTTGGCTCATATGTTCATGAGTCTAAAGGTCCAAGActttaaatttttaaacttaGAGGGAAATAACAAATGAAATTAGGTGTAGCAGTTGTAAGTCTAGTCTGTACATAGACAAAATAAGtcattatattaatattattattattattaataataagtAGCCATTCTTGTGAGTGGCTTCAGAGCAGGTGACTGATATTAATGGGCTAATCATGGCATTAGTAAGACTATTTCTAAACAAATAGACTGCTGCTTGTCACTTTCCAAGTGTTTTATTCTGTATGGTGTTGACACAAATACTTCAATGCTTCCTTTATTTCCTGCTCACTCAGCTGCCTTGCTCAGAACTTGTGTATTTTCAGGGAATGATTCTTTGCCTGGGAATAAAAGGAACTTCTGGAGTGGGAGTGCAGTGGTGCTGGTCCAGGCACTCAGTGCTGTGTATTTGGGGCACGTGGGTGACAGAGCTCTTTGTCTACCCAGTGTCTCTATAAGCTTCACAGTCTGCTCTAGGGTTTGAGTTGTTAAAACCTACAAACAACAGAACAATCTAAACCACTCCCAATCTCTGCAGTATTCATTCTATTTAATCATTGTAACACAAATTGAATTTTTAGAAGTCATAGTTTTTATTCTGTAATTTAAATGATGTTGGATGTTTGAGTAAACACCCttttaagaaaaacatcttTTGAAAATGTGCTTTTAGCCAGATTAATATTAAGGTGGTCTTGAAAACATGTCTACAGGACTTCAAAATTGTGATAATTACCTATTTTCTGGTaacaagaaaacacagaaagttTCCTCCAGATTCTAAGACCTGACCTTCCATGACAGATTATCTTCAAAATGGTTATTTTGACTCATCTCAAATCTTGAAAGAGATTGTCCTgttgcattttatttgtttctgtaaTCTCTGAGGAATTATAAAGAAGGTATTGGGTTGTATATCTAttgattttgaaatattttgttttctagcCCCAGATTTGAGAAAAGACCAGATCAGTTCTGAAGTTAACTACAGACCTCATCCTCATGTTGGTTTCCCAACAGAAATACATTTGCAGGTGCCCAGTCCTCCAGTAAAGAGGTAACCAAGATTGGCATATTCCTCTGTAATAGTTTAAGAAATACTGATTTCTGTTATGTTAAAATGATTGATATTAAGCATTGATGAGTTAAGGCACTGAATATTTTTGACAGGCAATTCCTTTTGAATTTGGCATGATTGATGGGTCGAAATTCTCTCTGTCTTTAATTTTGATGCTAGCAATGTCACCAAATAGCTTAGATGTTTTGAAACCATCTTACCAGAAACAGAGGGATTTAACATTTTGGACTGTTAACTGGAATTATATGCAACATGCAGTACTAACCAATCTGTGATCAGTGTAGTCATCCCATAAAGCTTTGAAAAGCTTGTctggaaggggggaaaaagttAATTTGTGTTCAGAAGGTACTGCTGTATCTCATTGTTTCTAATATGAACTCTAAGTGCTCAGTATCTCCTAAAAACTAAGAATCTAAATACAAATGTATCAACTTGAAGTAGCATCCAGTATTTGAACAATGGATGTATCAGAGTCACATGGATGTTTAGAAGAAAACAGAGGTCATATTTGACATAGTCCTGAATGTTGAAGCAATTTATCTTACCTTCTTGGGGCACATTTACATTTCAAATGAAAGAAACTCTGGAGTAATTTAACTTGACCTCCAGGGGCTGTATCCTATTGAACAGATCCTAATTCTCTTGTCAGTTAGAATATTTCAGCAGTTTTACCGAGGCTGTCTTCAAATAAAACCTCTGTTATCTGAGccttttcatgtttttatgGATATTCACATTCTGCATGGTTTTGTCTTTTAGAGCTGAAATACCTGAGACCAACAGGAAATTTTTCCCATCATCAGCTCTCCAGCCAGTTGTCAAAGAGATTGTGAAGTCAGACAGCAGGAGCAAGGCAAACGAGCCCAACTCTTCCGAGCGGCTTCACGCGGACAGGTTTGAGAAGCTGAATGCGCCGGTGTATTGTGTGGACAGTGTGTCCCACCCCTTCCCAGACAATGCCTGTGGCAGGAAGCCCATCCACAGTGAccttcctccccctgcccagccgCAGTCCCATCACACAAGAAGCGTGTCCCATCACACTCTGGGTCCCAaggtggggctgctgccctgcccgccTCAGAACCTGCCGGAAAGGCCGGCGGTGCCGCCCGCCCCTCCCGGTGAGCACTCCGGGCACCTGCTCCGGAGGGTGGATCCCCTCTGGGTGCCTGAAGCCGTGTACCAGAACATTCCTCCCCCCTTACCTCCGAAGAAATATGCTCTGAGCACTTTGGCAGGATCAGAGAATAACTCGGTAGCAGATGTAAAATCAACGGAAGCGTTGCAAAATAGCCCATTAAGGCAACCAGGTGCACCTTCAAAATCTGCATCAGAAGCAAGTGCAGTCCCAGCTGAACAAAGGCTTAAAGAGCCCTTTCCAGGGAACGAAGTGTTTGTTCATAAACCGGATTCTCCACCTCGCTTATCAGTTAATGAGTTCTGGACCGTGTCTGAGAACATGCTGAAGAAAGGACCTCGTCACACGGGACCCAGCCCTGGCTACGCGGATGGGAACGACAGCGTGTCCCTAACCACTTACTTCTCAGTAGACAGCTGCATGACTGACACCTACAGGCTGAAGTACCATCAGAGGCCCAAGCTGTATTTCACAGAGAGTGGAAGCTTCCACAAGGAGAAGcatcctccagcagcaggagtaGATCTGAATGCCACATACCCTGCCACTCTAGAGCCCAGGCATCCCACCCCTGAACCGAGGTACAAGGCAAATACAGAAGGAATACACTGCAGTCGATAGATTCCTGGAGAAACCTGCACCTGGATCTGACTTTGGCATTTCATGTAGTCTGTAAAGGGGCACAACCTCGaatctctgtgtctgtgtgtgtgtgtgtgtgagataaCCAGGTACCCAGCTGACTGTACTTGCTTGGAAGTTGTGACTGTTCAAACAAATATGCAAATAGAGGCCAACAGAGGAGAAGAGGTGCTAAACTTGTGGTTCATTGATTTGTTACTCTAGTTGCCTTAATGCTTACCTCTGTTACTCAGCTTGTCTTCTCTGGTTTGTGTTCCTTGTGgtcccctgcagcagcaggatcagCTGGATGTTACTAATTCTGTAAGATCTGGTTAGCTGCAGTGTAAGAAGGGTTCCTTCAGACTGTGGTCACTGTTCTTTGACTAACAAAAGGGATAAGCATGCTACCACAACTAAGGCAGTACCTGTAGTCACAAGACAGCAGTATTTGTGCTCAGAGGTAGCAGGAGGTGACATGGTTTTTTCAACTGATGTCTCTCAGAGTCTGTGCTTTCACAAGCCTTCAAGTGTCTTTAATGCAAGTTTACccagaggatttattttttatttgaaaagccttaataatatttctttaaaaaccaTTTTGGTTTGCAAATGTTAAATGAGACTTTCAAAGGGAATTGAAGAAATCTGCAGTAATATTTTCCTATTAATACCCCTGCTCTGTTAGTGtacatttttaaacacatcAAATTTATTCACCCTTTAAGCTGTATACTTTTATTAAATTTAACCTCCTAAGATACAAACCAGTATAACAGAATAGGATGCTAATTTTAAATGCAGAGTTATGCAACTATGAAAGATTGTGCAACATTTTAGAATTCCTACTTATGTTCAGTTCTGACTTATTCTACTATTGCATGCAAAGTCAATGCTGCTATTTATTAaactccccctttttttccagcTTGACATTTTTGTTCATGGGGATCACatatttgattctttttttaatttattttttttactaacaTGTTTTCCCATTTGGAACAGTCCTACTCATGGATATGGTCTGCGTTAGCAGATCAGGCTTGAATGTGCAGCCAGACTGGTGGCTAAGGGAGCACGGAAAGAagaggtttttctttctcttctctgtcACTCTGTCTCCAGTTTTGGCAGCTCTGGAATTTACCTTGTCTTTTGTTAACCTGACTTATCTCAGTAACAAGGAGGAAGATTTATTTGGCTTTTATTTGGTTAGTTAAGTCAGTGCATAGAACCATCTAGTGAGTGCTGAAGCAGCATCGGCAAAGCCTGACACAACCCAAAAAGTGAAGGCAAAATTTTTCCATTATTCACATTAGAGTGTTAACTTGGGGTGCTGCTGATTACACCTAAACATCAATGCCTTTTATTATGAAAACAATGCAAGAAGGTTAAATATGCATAATAAACACTCTTATTTGCACTGTTAGTcggaaaggcttttttttttcatgtttataaCCTTATGTACATGTGTTTTACTGCTTCAACCAAATGATGGCAATTGTTTAGCACAATTATCCGAGGTAAACATTTAAACAGTAGTTTTGGCTATTCTGTGGCAAggtcagttttttttttttcttttaaataacgTACCTTACAGTAGAACTGGAATATTATATGTATGCATAACAAACCAGGTATTTCAGATTAACCT
Encoded proteins:
- the USP53 gene encoding inactive ubiquitin carboxyl-terminal hydrolase 53, which translates into the protein MAWVKFLRKPGGNLGKVYQPGSILSLAPTKGLLNEPGQNSCFLNSAVQVLWQLDIFRRSLRGLTGHVCQGDACIFCALKAIFSQFQHSREKALPSDNMRHALAESFKDEQRFQLGFMDDAAECFENILERIHFHLVPNSETDMCTSKSCISHQKFAMTLYEQCVCRSCGASSDPLPFTEFVRYISTTALCNEVEKMMERHERLKPEMFAELLQAANTADDYRKCPSNCGQKIKIRRVLMNCPEIVTIGLVWDSEHSDLTEEVMRNLATQLYLPGLFYRVTDENAKNSELFLVGMICYTSRHYCAFAFHTKSCKWVLFDDANVKEIGTKWKDVVSRCIRCHFQPLLLFYANPDGTAVSPEDAPKQIIHWSQCKAAGGNGEDLGFEKHSAAKSDHVKENGIVDSTNQRSNKKLQPDNPAFSRSHIQASGGRGPAKLGYGEHKDRLKDLSRECAQKAADMKSFTSLRKDADRGPRKESGRQRDLIGEDRSSAKSGSPPVGNGLRHCADQRIYGSQGRGPYKHDNQASHQAKLSAHVLGSNKTEPFPAGEKPVTRTRTDGVTGYDTDTSQDSRDKGSIRSRSKGWKPMRETLNVDSIFSETEKKQHSPKHKVNLSSKSKHEKERSFNHWPKENQIQKGLMTIYEDETKQDTGSRSSLDSEGKGNAEKSKGFTERKIHGENWQIQRTESGYESSDHISNGSANPDSPVIEGINTTDAKNVKESSSCSEQNLPTKKADSVVHSVPQQNRNFHAPDLRKDQISSEVNYRPHPHVGFPTEIHLQVPSPPVKRAEIPETNRKFFPSSALQPVVKEIVKSDSRSKANEPNSSERLHADRFEKLNAPVYCVDSVSHPFPDNACGRKPIHSDLPPPAQPQSHHTRSVSHHTLGPKVGLLPCPPQNLPERPAVPPAPPGEHSGHLLRRVDPLWVPEAVYQNIPPPLPPKKYALSTLAGSENNSVADVKSTEALQNSPLRQPGAPSKSASEASAVPAEQRLKEPFPGNEVFVHKPDSPPRLSVNEFWTVSENMLKKGPRHTGPSPGYADGNDSVSLTTYFSVDSCMTDTYRLKYHQRPKLYFTESGSFHKEKHPPAAGVDLNATYPATLEPRHPTPEPRYKANTEGIHCSR